In a genomic window of Leptospira hartskeerlii:
- a CDS encoding tetratricopeptide repeat protein, with translation MDPRLKTALDYLKKGDSNSAKSILISWTESEPNNPNAFFHLGMCLSQLGEMAPAESALQECIRLEPAHVQAWVGLGVLFARKKDKPKAEFHLSKALELDDNDVFAKKNLAAVYTGASKFDRALDLLKDLPESDLADSPTLYALAICYVRTNRFEEARETFRKLEIVGIPDQVKKEYLQLKQLLEEKQFEQGGIWSFLKKEEDL, from the coding sequence ATGGATCCAAGACTGAAAACCGCATTGGACTATCTGAAAAAAGGGGACTCTAATTCAGCTAAGTCCATATTGATCTCTTGGACTGAGTCGGAGCCGAATAATCCTAACGCATTCTTTCATTTAGGAATGTGCCTTTCTCAATTGGGCGAGATGGCCCCCGCAGAATCCGCATTACAAGAATGTATTCGCTTGGAACCTGCGCATGTCCAAGCCTGGGTCGGACTTGGAGTCTTATTTGCCCGCAAAAAAGACAAGCCTAAAGCAGAATTCCATCTTTCCAAAGCATTGGAACTGGATGATAATGATGTATTCGCCAAAAAGAATTTAGCCGCGGTTTATACAGGTGCTTCTAAATTCGATCGTGCATTGGATCTGCTCAAAGATCTTCCCGAATCGGATCTCGCCGATTCCCCTACTCTATACGCATTAGCGATTTGTTATGTAAGGACAAACCGTTTCGAAGAAGCCAGAGAAACTTTCCGTAAATTAGAGATCGTCGGTATACCGGACCAGGTCAAAAAAGAATATCTTCAACTTAAACAATTATTGGAAGAGAAACAATTCGAGCAGGGTGGTATCTGGAGTTTTCTAAAAAAAGAAGAAGATCTATAA
- a CDS encoding phage holin family protein, whose protein sequence is MYRLLFSVLLQSLVVVFVFPLIDSGFRVSNNVWDVIVIVLFFGFLNFLLRWFLVLVTFGVGYLVYLLTLGIAGLVVNAIVLSWVANIFPDKIFVPGFWAAFWGGAILTLANYVAKRESKEEYSGSERKKKKSY, encoded by the coding sequence ATGTACAGACTTCTTTTTTCCGTTTTACTCCAATCCTTGGTAGTAGTATTCGTTTTTCCTCTGATCGATTCGGGTTTTCGTGTCAGCAATAATGTTTGGGACGTAATAGTAATCGTTCTATTCTTCGGCTTTTTAAATTTCCTTTTAAGATGGTTTCTGGTGCTGGTCACTTTCGGTGTTGGATATCTGGTCTATCTTTTGACCTTGGGCATTGCAGGCCTTGTAGTAAATGCGATCGTTCTATCCTGGGTCGCAAATATATTTCCGGATAAAATATTCGTTCCCGGTTTTTGGGCAGCTTTCTGGGGAGGAGCCATTCTGACCTTGGCAAACTATGTAGCCAAAAGAGAAAGTAAGGAAGAATATTCCGGATCGGAACGTAAAAAGAAAAAATCCTATTAA
- the epsC gene encoding serine O-acetyltransferase EpsC, with product MIREIQAIFKNDPAARGLEFILYPGLHSILLHKYIAYPLYKIRLKFLARFVSQFNRFLTGIEIHPGAKIGSGLFIDHGMGIVIGGTAEIGDDCILFHGVTLGGTGNHQGKRHPTIGNNVLIGARATVLGPVHVGNNVKIGAEAVIIDHDIPNDCTVVGAPGKIVRLKGKKVKISLKKTNLA from the coding sequence ATGATTCGAGAGATCCAAGCAATATTTAAGAACGACCCCGCAGCCAGGGGATTGGAATTTATACTCTACCCTGGATTGCATTCCATTCTATTGCATAAGTATATTGCATATCCTTTATATAAGATAAGATTAAAGTTCTTGGCCAGATTTGTTTCTCAGTTCAATCGTTTTCTAACGGGAATCGAGATCCATCCGGGCGCAAAGATCGGCAGCGGGCTATTCATTGATCACGGAATGGGGATCGTAATAGGCGGGACCGCGGAGATAGGAGACGATTGTATTCTGTTTCATGGAGTCACCTTGGGCGGAACCGGAAACCACCAAGGAAAACGTCATCCTACTATAGGAAATAATGTGCTTATCGGAGCTAGAGCTACGGTTTTAGGCCCTGTCCATGTAGGCAATAATGTTAAGATAGGCGCAGAAGCTGTAATCATCGATCATGATATTCCGAATGATTGCACCGTGGTGGGTGCTCCCGGAAAGATCGTAAGATTAAAAGGGAAGAAGGTTAAGATCTCCCTTAAAAAAACAAACCTAGCTTAG
- a CDS encoding TetR/AcrR family transcriptional regulator has product MSKRKPELGPFERIASTAVRLMYSQGYAGTSINQVIDESESHKASFYRYFQTKEDLGKEYLERQGRDFQLGWERLMEKSETPEEFVHRWMALLKKQVKSGKYFGCPLARFMGSLDKPELDLAERSSSILGSWISCLENYFEKNKKTSILPSNFDSRKKAELFLKLFQGNSQFYVMTQDPKYFNELEEEMLSNLS; this is encoded by the coding sequence ATGAGCAAACGAAAACCGGAACTGGGTCCCTTCGAAAGAATAGCATCGACTGCTGTTCGCCTGATGTATTCACAAGGATACGCCGGAACCTCTATCAACCAGGTCATCGATGAATCTGAATCACATAAGGCAAGCTTTTACAGATATTTCCAAACCAAAGAAGACCTGGGAAAAGAATACTTAGAGCGTCAAGGCAGGGATTTTCAACTAGGTTGGGAAAGACTCATGGAAAAATCGGAAACTCCAGAAGAGTTTGTACATAGATGGATGGCTCTTTTAAAAAAACAGGTCAAGTCCGGAAAATATTTCGGATGCCCTCTCGCTCGATTTATGGGAAGTTTAGATAAACCGGAACTGGATCTTGCGGAGAGAAGTTCTAGTATACTAGGATCTTGGATCTCTTGTTTGGAAAATTATTTTGAAAAGAATAAGAAAACTTCTATCCTTCCATCAAATTTCGATTCCAGAAAGAAGGCGGAACTATTCTTAAAACTATTTCAAGGAAATTCACAATTTTATGTGATGACCCAAGATCCCAAATATTTTAATGAATTAGAAGAGGAGATGCTTTCAAATCTAAGCTAG